In Cicer arietinum cultivar CDC Frontier isolate Library 1 chromosome 7, Cicar.CDCFrontier_v2.0, whole genome shotgun sequence, the genomic window GATACTCTTAGGTGGACACTATTAgctattgttaattttatttgcttgaaaaaatattaaattctaatattatggaaattttattttaatttgcttaagtaaatttattttattgtatatttagattttaatcaaattaatttaataaaataaaatactaaattatcATAGCAGTATCAAAATTATAGTGATGGAAAATTAGCAACTAAAAATTATAGTGATGGAAAATTAGCCGTAGATATAGCAAATCATTCGAGATCTCCAAGCTTACCGTCACTATATCGTATACTGATAGTGTCATATCCGTAGGTATAGGCAAATTGACTACAAATTAATGTTAGGTTGTATAGGTTTACCTacggttttttttttgtcatttaaaaGTCAAGATTCTTAGAATAATATAAGActtgaatttttttcaatatctttcaattcattaatttataatttgttgtTATCCAAATACACTTTTTTTCGGTCTATTTATTTAAGTACACTTTAtactctttaataaaattaaatcacaacttttaatttattatttgttttttaattaattataacaaatttaaataaataatcaacaaaaataatgatTTCTCTAAGAtggtttattatatgatgatgttattaataaaacattttatttaactaattaactatacaaaaataatttgaagataATCGGCAAGGGTAATTAAGCTAGTTTTTAAAAAAGCCAAAACATATTATACCAATTTAAATTTTCTCTCAATCTTTTTTATAATGCAATGAGAATATTcagatattattaattattaataaatataaatatagcaTTAACATTATTACATTGAAgggattgaattttttttaaagaaaattaatatatttattctaatatttttatcaagtaaatagatatattttacttaaattttaaattaaatacataatttttttaaatctattttacttattttaattttatcgcGACATTATTGATACAAAAATACTAAATGatgtgaaaataatataaacgaAAAGTTACAACTGTGAAATCATTAATTTGGCATTACCTCTTTATCCATTACTCATTTTCTATTCGACAACTTTACCCTTGTTTGATTAGTTTCATTAATGTGATCTACCGTTTCGTATTGTTTAGTGTTCCTCTTATCGATATTCAACACAATGAAAGAAAAACGTTTTTTAAACAATAACGTTGCAAAACCATGTGAAACCGTCGGCATAATAACTAATCAACTTTAAAAGTTATAAGGATCAGTAATAAAATAATCCTCACTATTtatgagaaaaattattttaataaaattatttagctTGTACGTTTCATATTTATCGCTAATTGTGCCATTgttatacaatttaaaataatctcCATGATGTCCATGagaaaacatattaaatttttatgtagGCATGTGAATGAAAGTCCACTCTTTATATTTACAATGGCATGCCATGCATGGGATAAATAAAAggcaataaatttataaaaaaaaaaaaaagattttttcgGATTTTGTGGGGAAGTAatctaaaaaagtaaaataaaaaaattacatcttTATAAATACATAGGATCTAGGTAAGAAATTTTTAAGAATGGAATCTGAATGGTTTTTGTTGTTGGGTGCCACTTTGTTGGCATGGTACATTTTTGCTAAGAAAGTAGTGAGAAATATGAATGAGTGgtattatgataataaattgaGAAAGAAAGAATACCCACTACCACCTGGTGACATGGGATGGCCTATTATTGGAAACCTATGGACCttttacaaatatttctcaTCTGGTCAACCTGATACATTCATCAACAATATTGTCAACAAGTAAGTAACTTTCATTTTCTCCCTTGTCtttttgtttattctttttctttaattttcattttcaataacACTCACTTCCTATTCCTATATTCACATATATAAGAAAATGTTTTCTAATCACTTGTTCTTGTTCATGATGTCTAAgagtattttctatttgtaccTCTCCTTTGTTTAGCAAATTCTAtagaaattcaatttttaagagtttagttttctttcatttgtttgtttttattttctattgataaaaaaaaataagaaaatgttAAGAGTTTTCTTTGATACTCTTGTgattacattttattataagaaaaagtcatacatgtttaaatatattattaattatttatttattttacttttatttggtgctctatttctattttcaatataaatgtATCTATCCATTTAAAAATCagtttaacatatttaaatttttttaacctcaattatgaatttttctcttagaaaattctgattttctcaaaaaaaaaatagaaattatctaaaaaaaaaattaaatcatttttttcttccaaaatttttgattttttttttgaaacatttttcttgaaaattttttatatctatttttctcaaaaaaaaatcaaaaatttgtgcagaagaattttgaattctttttttccaaaaataattgaaattatttatctaaaaaaatactttttgaaaaaaattcaaaattatttttttgaaaaactaattCGGAATCTATTTGAACAAAAAacttgttcaaaatattaaagaaattagCCTCAAATTAGTTCACCAAACATCAATATGGTTCAATTCTTTTGAGTTTCTACGCTATGAACAACGCCCATATAGACAATAATTAGCCGtaagaattgaaaaatgaattttacaCTTAGATGAAAATTCATTTTGTAtgacaaattcaaaaaaaattatatatatattttcagcatttaaaaaaatttcctaTCTATCTTTGGTCTCTCATAATTGTTGAATATGATATAAACTTGTCCTTTACTTGTTGACGATGTTTCAGAAATGGACGAGGTGGTATCTACAAGACACACTTATTTTGGAAACCAGGCGTTATCATCACAACACCTTCAATATGCAAAAAAATATTGGCAGATGATGATGTGAACTTTACGCTTGGTTATCCAAAATCCTTGGCTAAACTAACACAcattcgaaaaaaaaaaatcaaacatagGAATTTTAAACGACTAATCATGGCTCCTATGGTTGGTCACAATGCATTAGCAATGTACCTAGATTGTATTGAGGATATTGTGATTGATAAATTAGAGGAATTGTCCAGCATGAAACACCCTATTGAGCTCCTTAATGAGACAAGGaatattacttttaaagttATCATTCACATTTTCATGGGCCCTTTTGATCAAGCTATCTTTAAAAAATGTGGAGATTTATTTAGTATTATGTCTACTGGCCTTTACTCTATAGTTCCCATAAATGCACCTTTTTTTCCATTCAGAAAAGCACTTCAGGTTCGTCATTTCTATTTCTTATTCCATTTTCTCCTCACTATTTTTTTTGGTGGTTATCTAATACGAACTAGCTTCTAAAAAATATCCAAatgtaaaacttttatttttttttcattatatttattttccattttatattataaaattcactttgaattttgttttctcACTTTACATGACTAATTTAGGCGCGTATGAAATTAAACAAAGTAGTTGAATCTATTATTGAGGAAAGGAGAAAGATGATAGAAAATGGAAAAATTCGGgaaaagaaatattttgtaGATATTCTTTTGGAAATGGATGACGACATGGGTCAAAAATTGGAGGATGGGGTAATTATTGACTCACTGGTCATGCTTCTATTTGGTGGTCATGAAACATCTGCAACtactatgatgttgtcaattaCATATCTTACACAAAATCCACTTTGTTTGAAGAAAGCCAAGGTAACTCGTCTAGAATTTTTTACTTTCTAATTTTTTGcatagttattttttttctttcaaagttgttagtattttaatgaattatacGATTAAATGTTTTAGTTATTGTcttattatcattaaaataaatttaatgtaaaacttttttaaaaaatatataaaattatgatttactTTCTAGTATGGATATTCAAAGTTGGGGTTTGAATCGATTATGAAGCAAAAATTTAtctgaattaaaatttaaaatacttgcAGTTCAGTTCAATTTGgatgagatttaaaaaaaaattgattcgaTCCAAACTGAATTAATGTAGTTTAAATTGGATCGATTTTTGATTATCCAAATTACAATTATAAGATATTGAtcgaatatttttattataaagttaTGTTAAAATAacaagtttaaaataaaataaaatatataatatactaaaaattaatattttaaaaaggatATACATctctaattttcaaaaaaaaaatattgtcaacTTTACAAAAATCGAAGTTATAGTGGAAAATAAAAGTACTAATCAATCATTGTCGATCTTGTTATTTTATAGGAAGAGCAAGAAGAAATCATAAAAGCACGACCCTCCTCACAAAAAGGACTAAGTATTacggaaataaaaaaaatggtttatCTTTCTCAGGTAAGAATATTCAAAGATGATCTAAGTATacttaatttatgtatttttatattacaaataaagtaaaaatactAACTTAAAGGTGTTGATATCTTTGTATACTTTGTAGATTATAGACGAAACACTACGTCTTGGAAGTAatctcttttcaatttttagaCAGACAATAAAGGATGTCAACATCAACGGTAATTCACATTAATTACTTCTTGTTAACATAtttaatctctattttttttctgtCGGTAGAAATGACGATAATTAAATACCATCATAAACTAATAGAAAATtgagaaattttaaataaaattgatatttattaaatcaattaacatATCTATATTTCTAGCTAcgtaaaatcaattatatgtgTTGTGctcaatatataatttaatttttaggttATTGCATACCAAAAGGATGGAAAGTGATGGTTTGGACGAGAGCTATTAGTATGGATCCTCAGTATTATTCAAATCCAGAACTATTTAATCCATCAAGATGGGATGTAAGTTGGAATCACATTCCAAAGTTTAACGTAATTGTGGACCAAAAGTGAATTTAAgcatttttcatatatatattttgttaataatgaaataattaattatgtttaatgtTTATAAGAGATTTATTTTCTAATGATGTTGATTATATCTTTGTAGGATTATAATCCTACAACAGGAACCTTTATTCCTTTCGGAGCAGGACCACGACTATGTCCAGGAAATGACCTAGCCAGATTCACAATAACCATATTTCTACATTATTTCGTTCTTAATTACAagttagtattatttttttctttcacttgcttttttaaataaacattttacaTTGACCATTAATGTTAGTTATACTTTTCAAGAGCCTTTGAGATGATGGATGGTAGATTTCCGTATGGaaatattctaatttatttttcttaattttataggTTGGAGCGAATAAATTCGGAATGTCCTTTTACTAATTTACCCATTCCTAAGCCAATAGACAATTGTCTCGCTAATGTCGTAAAGCTTGGTTCTTAACTCGTCATTaagcaaaatcaaaataaatatttgctcATAAAGCAGTATAATTATTGATTAACCATTTTTTTTCCCCACAGCGTCAATTAAGCATGTTAGCAATGTAACGGGTACTCATGTATCCGTCTATATATCCGTTGtttattttacaatataatgttttattttaattgtttgtttcagtgtaaaaatatttgtatgttttaaattttactcttaatatttatattatatatttttaattaagttgttcacgttaataaaaatgaatttaataactatatattGTATGTGTAAGTTATTTTATACCGACATCAAATACAAACTattgattatataattattttataatgataattaCGATAGAGtgataagataaaaaaaaataaacaatttttattatctATCAATCTAAAACTGGTTTAAATAGATAATGTATCTTccttttactaaaataaaagattGAGTAGTTacttattactatattttttttcacgTATAGCAATAGATATAAAGACAATACATTTTTTATGATGGTTTTTCTTATTCTTTCAGTTTTTTTAGCACATGCGATCAActgtataatatatttgtaagaAAAAAGTAAATGCATAAAAATAGCAACAACACATAAAACATATACGATTAattgttttgtaattttatttttcataaagaGTAAACGATTGATATTCAATAAAAAcctactattttattatattatccaATTGAAACTAATCATGTGACATAAATATCATGGTATTTTATTGGATGTTACTgtaaaattcatttatattgataatgtatgattattTAATTCTTTCATAGGATTAAATAGTATGCATTGTTAATGTAGAATTATTTTACACtgacatcaaataaaaatttagtattttgCTACATCATTCCacttttttatgattattttgaaattgatcaTGTTATACGATGGTATTTCATTGGATGTcattataaaattgttttacatTGACAATATATAATCATTACTCTCTTTCACTATATAATTAAAGAATATGCACCGttagtgtaaaattattttacattgacaACCAATGAAAATCCCCATCTTTGCAACATCGACCCACCTAATGTGACATGTAAATTTTATAGAATTTgtgtaaaattgttttacaATACAAGTGCATGTCCATTACACTATTTCactatttcaaatttaaaataaaaagacagttgttacaaataacaaaaaaagaaaatgaatcaaaaagttaaatacaacatataaaataaatcaaaaaatagaatgagatataaaatatataaataacttaaattaaaaccaaaattacTTATAAGAAACTTATGCAATAAATATACACACAATAAAAACCAGAAAAGGACCACGAGAGTGTTGGTGAAGACACtagtaattataataatgattacatttaaatttaaaataaaaataagttaaattattattggtaaatttttctgatttttatctaaaatataaatatacattttttaaaagattgtgTTGTTATGAATTTTTCTGTAATTATAAAGTTGattaagtttaattaaatttaaaattctacaATATTCAACAAACTCTTATGAGAAAGACCTAGCTCGAACCACATAATCACGAAAAACATctctttgttaaaaaatattgagaaagagaagagaacaaaaatcaaacatatGTCAATTGGTAATTAGGTGTAGGTgtttaaatagataaaaaaaaaaaaatattttatgcttCACATTTAGCAATGTGAGACTTCAAATTTCCTATATATGTTACTTGATAATTATCATCTAGGTAGGGatttaaatgaattataaaCATTTATAAGGTAATGTAAGATTTAATTTAAGTGAATTTGTTATATGCGAATTACCAAAATTTGCATCCTTATgtgtattttatgttatttgttaattatcaTGTCATATCAAATCTCATGTTTTTCAATTGTGCTATTTGTGCATAATAACATGAGTGAATGTAAAAGATGTGGATGTATGTATTGAGATTCATTGTGTCATACTACTTGATTTTCTCATATCAAACGAAAAATATTGAGATTTGTTGTGTTATACACCCATAATTATATGATGTGAGGTGTAATGATATGATTCTTGTGTTGTATATACTTTATGAATCTTTTGAATACAATACATGACCATGAGAATAAGATAtgataatacaaatttcatgaCTTTTGGTGTTATAACTTTCATCAATACGGTGAAATACATACTAATTGTGATTAATTGAATTGTGTTGAACCTAACCCATGTCGAGGATGATGCTCATGATGAAGTGATCTAGGCTGACGAAGGGAGGGAACTAGATATCAAGGTTTATGACACAATGGAGTGTATGATCATCATATATGGGGGGGCCTAACAAACTCAATGATACAAGGAAGTACAACTTAATGAGTTTGATCGCTGAGATttgttgttgagccttaaggcaagactgTTAAACCTTGAGGCTATTCGGATGGATAATTTTATGTAACTTGGGGTAGCCCTACAAATATTGTGAGTTAtgatgcaacacacgtttaccttgACCGTCATCGGATTGAAGGAATCTACAATgacatgaccaatttgaattattcGTCCACTTGCATGGTGACATAATATTAAACCTTCTAACAAAACATTTCAAAGTTAGAATGATACCACTTGAAGTAGAAGTGTTGAGTAAGAGTctatgcataacattgcattatTGTCTTGAATACTTctttatgaatgatataaatTGAAGTGTGATGCTAGAATCTTGTCTAATTTGATGTCATGATATGACATTTTACGACTTAATgtgtttattatatttgttcttcttacttatatgatactattaacatgatttcgaaacttatctcattcgttgtttgtgtgtgtgtttgtAAAATGCAGATATTATAGGTTATCAATTAGTAATAGGTGATACTAGTGGAAAAGtatctattatattttaatgtgtctcatacttatttatatttgtagAACTATAGTCTAAAGGCATAATTACTTAAtactctatttatttattcaattgtCCAAGAACAATTAATGTCTTTATAAGTTGAAACCATTACTCAATACTCTAATTCTTTCAATGCTTTGCAAACTAACTCCTTACAACCTAATTGAAGATGTCATTAAACACACCATACATCAACAATTTTGTGAACCTATTCATGGTTGGAGTGTAACCATCGGTTCAATTAGAAAAGATTGGTTTGAAAAATTTGGGATAAACATTCGATAAATAGAAATAATTTGTGATTGCAttttctcaataaaaaaattatgttttttatttttgtaggaGAATGTGTCTTGAAATCCTCGTGATGATGATATTGTTAAGTGCATGTTTGAATAAAAGACCGCTAAAAGATTCAGATATGCTTACAAAAATGAGGAAGAAATGGATCAACCAAGTTGGATAGGTGAAAATGTTTGGATTGCTCTCCAAGCATATTGAGAAGTTATATCATTCAAGAACATCTctaatcaaaataaaaccaatTGATCTTTAATAAGAGGCGGTGCAGTCCCACGTAGGTAGCTTAATTGATGAGCTAAAGGACgctaaataaattataagaatGATAAGATTAAGGTCAGAAGTTAAAACTTggaaaaactataaaaataaaaaagcgggGTGGAGTCGTTCACACCTCGTGCCGCAAGGCTCATATTGATATTGCATTGAGCTCGTGAATATTAAATATACACTTATTAATCTTGCACTTagaaaaacttatattttaatttttgttttggaaaaattaaatttgaattttttggaaTCCAAGAGAACTCAAAGTTGgaattttgaagaatatttttgtgcttcaataaatttaaattgaatttttcagaGAACAAATGTGTTCTTCAAatcttaaaatttgagttttccggaacaaaatttaaatttgatggataagattttgttgttgttatgtttaagtttaaaaataatagaataaaatcGATTGTTTGAGTAAAACGAGGaattatgtatataattttgaagaagaatctCATTACAAGTTTGCCAATTTGTTAATTATTGGGAGATCTTTGTTATGCTAAGATTCTATTAATGCCAACTAATCTCTAattatctattaattaatttataaatctatttcaatttttctttaaattttgttttattggaagttacaaaaatttaagttaCAACCATATAAGAAGAAACAATTGTTTGTGACATCCCACCACAACCGTGCATGCGTGATATGAAGTACACATTTTCTCTTAATAAGTATTGAAAGGGACTATAAATGATATTGAAGAAAGGTAGTCTAGGAAGggaaataaacaaatattggATTATTAATGGAATACGTGTGCCTCATTATTTTTTGGAAATGGTTTGGGGCCATACACCTACATATTGCTTCAGTTTGGacattttgaagaataaaaatgtaaatgagTTTTGAAGTATTATCGGGCCATTTGTTTAACCATTTGTTTAGTCTTGTTTGAATATcaatttttgacattttttccaTAAATATTCTACGATAAAATGtcgatattattatattgaatatttttatttcgattcaaatttaaatcttatatgagttaattatgatagaATGTATCGTCTATTTTTCATAGTTTGAtacagtttttaaaaactgttttaaaatttaaaaattaaaaacttgttCGTTaggaatttttttattcaatagttttgaaaaaatgttttaattttctgatttaaaaagaaaaaaaaaatgaaaacatcttttaaatattttccttttttatttgtcaTCTTTAAAAACATACGGAGAAGAGAGAATTTTCATTAATGACATTTGTGTAATTATGTAAAACTTCCTcttttatatttctattattttctaagttttttttttttcaaacactcAAAGTTTCTAACAACTTGTTTTTCTATTTGAAGGTGACATTGGTTTAGGTGTAAAGGtgaattgttttatttaatttttatttttgtggtctattaaaaaaataataatttattcttaattatattttattgatattgttaagttgaaAGTCACGGATTTAAACGAAGACTATGTGAATTATTTATAGTagtagttattattttttctaagaCAAAAATTTATGGTAAATTATTCTTTTTGatcttaaatattaaaaaaaaataccttaCATTCAATCAAGTGATCAAATTCAAGTAGTCAATGAATTTCAACTAAAGAATAATCAATCGAAAATAACGTATTATTATCTCGAAATTTAGATggttcaaacaaacaaaaattccTTACatcttttaagaaaattaattaatcgtgtataaacaaaaaaataattattctccaaattaaattaattgtattcTCTAAATCATACTTCATGAAAACTTGTTCCATAAAAAAAGTTGTTGAaagtattatttaaattaataaaatgtattgTATAAAAATagcattaaatattatataaagaattagttaaattttgtttatctttGTTTAGATTTGAAAAGCTTGAAAtattgttcatttaaaaaatttgcaaatcatgttataaaaataattttaccaaacaacttttttttattttcccaTTTCCAAAATAGTTTTTTAGAAATAGGAGtaccaaacaaattttattattgaaataatttttattatattttcaaaattaatattttaaaatagttttttaaaatagaaaatcagaACTCAATCAAACAAGCTCGGCAGTCCATGTTTGCATTTGTTTTAGTTgtggtatattttttattttgaattgcaTTATCATTCGTTTGTTCTTCTTACTGTTTCCAGGTgcaaaaactaatttatttttgaagacagaagatggaaaataaatttattttattgtgtatttaatttttagtcaaattaatttaataaaataaaaaactaaattattataGCAGTATTAATAGTATATAGGTGTAAAATTTGCCACTAAAAATTATAGTAATGAAAACTTAGCCGTAGATATAGCAAATCTTACGAAATTTGACATTATTACAATCAAGGAAAAAGAagtttaaagaaaattaatatatttaatttaatatttttatcaagtaaatagatatattttgcttaaattttaaataaaatatatatatttttttccgatctattttacttattttttatgatgacattattgattaaaaaaatactgaatgatatgaaaataatatacaCGAAAAATTACGACTGTGAAATCATTAATTTTGGCATTATCTCTTTATCCATTCCTCATTTTCTATTTGACAACTTTACCCTTGTTTGATTAGTTTCATTAATGAGATCGACTACCGTTTCGTATTGTTTAGTATTCCTCTTATCGATATTCAACGCAATGAAAGAAAAACGTTTTTTAAACAATACTCCATGTGAAACCGTCGGTATAATACTCGTCACTGTtcatgataaaaattatttagct contains:
- the LOC101495829 gene encoding beta-amyrin 11-oxidase-like, which translates into the protein MESEWFLLLGATLLAWYIFAKKVVRNMNEWYYDNKLRKKEYPLPPGDMGWPIIGNLWTFYKYFSSGQPDTFINNIVNKNGRGGIYKTHLFWKPGVIITTPSICKKILADDDVNFTLGYPKSLAKLTHIRKKKIKHRNFKRLIMAPMVGHNALAMYLDCIEDIVIDKLEELSSMKHPIELLNETRNITFKVIIHIFMGPFDQAIFKKCGDLFSIMSTGLYSIVPINAPFFPFRKALQARMKLNKVVESIIEERRKMIENGKIREKKYFVDILLEMDDDMGQKLEDGVIIDSLVMLLFGGHETSATTMMLSITYLTQNPLCLKKAKEEQEEIIKARPSSQKGLSITEIKKMVYLSQIIDETLRLGSNLFSIFRQTIKDVNINGYCIPKGWKVMVWTRAISMDPQYYSNPELFNPSRWDDYNPTTGTFIPFGAGPRLCPGNDLARFTITIFLHYFVLNYKLERINSECPFTNLPIPKPIDNCLANVVKLGS